A genomic segment from Comamonas terrigena NBRC 13299 encodes:
- a CDS encoding ImmA/IrrE family metallo-endopeptidase has protein sequence MALLAEGILKTHWDQSVPVNLARMAKAMRLVVALGDTGEACAVLDISPQRKACVTIGRQHPITLQRYGVAHAIAHLALHHLRPGMQRAICISGSYHADHSQRQDSEANDFALQLLMPESVLRFTVEGGHARTLQELAHLFEVPEILVKQRLADLDLPIPKTLAQRLDPSVAWD, from the coding sequence ATGGCACTGCTCGCGGAAGGTATTCTGAAGACGCACTGGGACCAGTCGGTTCCGGTCAATCTGGCGCGCATGGCCAAGGCCATGCGGCTGGTGGTGGCCCTGGGCGACACGGGCGAAGCCTGTGCCGTGCTGGACATCTCGCCGCAGCGCAAGGCCTGCGTCACCATCGGCCGCCAGCACCCCATCACCTTGCAGCGCTATGGCGTGGCCCATGCCATCGCCCACCTGGCACTGCACCACCTGCGCCCCGGCATGCAGCGCGCCATCTGCATCAGCGGCAGCTACCACGCCGACCACAGCCAGCGCCAGGACAGCGAGGCCAACGACTTCGCGCTGCAGCTGCTGATGCCCGAATCCGTGCTGCGCTTCACCGTGGAAGGCGGCCATGCCCGCACGCTGCAGGAGCTGGCGCATCTGTTCGAGGTGCCGGAGATTCTGGTCAAGCAGCGCCTGGCCGATCTGGACCTGCCCATCCCCAAGACCCTGGCACAGCGCCTGGACCCCAGCGTGGCCTGGGACTGA
- a CDS encoding AraC family transcriptional regulator — MYTPSLVPETASALHASPALTPMAFVQAVVWAYAKRDLDPIAALQAAQIAPEQVAKTRARITALQMELLCAHAMRELDDEALGWFGRRLPWGSYGMLARASISSPTLGLAMARWCRHHGLLNDDVTLELVRHGELAELRLQERRDLGPVREFCTVSLLRNAHGVASWLIDARLPLLEASFPFAAPPHADAYPLMFPGTVTFDAPWASLRFEARLLDLPLARDETALQQMLQRALPIQVLPYRREKQWSARVRQLLVADTQLLHTADTLARALLVSPRSLHRQLQTEGQTLQALKDSVRLDRATTLLLRSDRPLKRIAQACGFASDKSFLRAFKAWTGHSPAEYRALHRVAD; from the coding sequence ATGTACACGCCCAGCCTGGTCCCCGAGACCGCCTCCGCCCTGCACGCCTCCCCTGCACTCACGCCCATGGCCTTTGTGCAGGCCGTGGTCTGGGCCTATGCCAAACGCGACCTGGACCCGATCGCCGCACTGCAAGCGGCACAAATTGCGCCAGAACAGGTGGCCAAGACCCGTGCCCGCATCACCGCACTGCAGATGGAGCTGCTCTGTGCCCACGCCATGCGCGAGCTGGACGACGAAGCCCTGGGCTGGTTCGGCCGCCGACTGCCCTGGGGCAGCTACGGCATGCTGGCGCGCGCCAGCATCAGCAGCCCCACGCTGGGCCTGGCCATGGCACGCTGGTGCCGCCACCACGGGCTGCTCAATGACGATGTCACGCTGGAGCTGGTGCGCCACGGCGAACTGGCCGAGCTGCGCCTGCAGGAGCGGCGCGATCTGGGCCCGGTACGGGAGTTCTGCACCGTCTCGCTGCTGCGCAACGCCCACGGCGTGGCCAGCTGGCTGATCGACGCGCGCCTGCCGCTGCTGGAAGCCAGCTTCCCATTTGCGGCCCCACCCCATGCCGATGCCTACCCGCTGATGTTCCCAGGCACGGTCACTTTCGATGCCCCCTGGGCCAGCCTGCGCTTTGAAGCCCGCCTGCTGGACCTGCCGCTGGCCCGTGACGAAACCGCGCTACAGCAGATGCTGCAACGCGCCCTGCCCATCCAGGTACTGCCCTACCGCCGTGAAAAGCAGTGGAGCGCCCGCGTGCGCCAGCTGCTGGTGGCCGACACCCAGCTGCTGCACACCGCCGACACCCTGGCCCGCGCCCTGCTGGTGTCACCGCGCAGCCTGCACCGCCAGCTGCAAACCGAAGGCCAGACCCTGCAGGCCCTGAAAGACAGCGTGCGCCTCGACCGTGCCACCACCTTGCTGCTGCGCAGCGACCGCCCGCTCAAGCGCATCGCCCAGGCCTGCGGCTTTGCCAGCGACAAAAGCTTTCTGCGCGCCTTCAAGGCCTGGACCGGCCACAGCCCGGCGGAATACCGGGCGCTGCACCGGGTGGCGGACTAG
- a CDS encoding alpha/beta fold hydrolase yields the protein MPFAAVNGQRLFYEDTGGSAPVLVFSHGLLMDHRMFAPQVAAFRHGWRCISWDERGHGATATPGQCAPFSYYDSANDLVALLDHLGVERAVLVGMSQGGYLSLRAALTHPQRVRALVLIDTQALKEDPAKMPAHQAVVARWSQQGLDADMAAGLERTILGDGWEGAAAWKRIWQGVDAVNLQQCFATLDARDDISARMGEIRAPALVIHGAQDRAITLERARAMADALPRARWVEIEGAGHAPNLTHPELVNAAMQAFLGTLAPQG from the coding sequence ATGCCTTTTGCCGCCGTCAACGGTCAGCGCCTGTTCTACGAAGATACCGGAGGCAGCGCCCCGGTGCTGGTGTTCTCTCACGGTCTGCTGATGGACCACCGCATGTTTGCCCCGCAGGTGGCCGCGTTCCGCCATGGCTGGCGCTGCATCAGCTGGGACGAGCGCGGCCACGGCGCCACGGCCACGCCGGGGCAGTGTGCGCCGTTCAGCTATTACGATTCGGCGAACGATCTGGTGGCGCTGCTGGACCACCTGGGTGTGGAGCGTGCCGTGCTGGTGGGCATGTCCCAGGGCGGCTATCTGTCGCTGCGCGCGGCGCTGACCCACCCGCAGCGTGTACGGGCCCTGGTACTGATCGACACCCAGGCGCTGAAGGAGGACCCCGCCAAGATGCCGGCCCACCAGGCGGTGGTGGCGCGCTGGTCGCAACAAGGGCTGGATGCGGACATGGCCGCCGGCCTGGAGCGCACCATCCTGGGCGACGGCTGGGAGGGCGCAGCCGCATGGAAGCGCATCTGGCAGGGGGTGGATGCGGTCAATCTGCAGCAATGCTTTGCCACGCTGGATGCGCGCGACGATATCTCGGCCCGCATGGGCGAGATCCGTGCGCCGGCGCTGGTGATCCACGGCGCGCAGGACCGTGCCATCACCCTGGAACGGGCCCGTGCCATGGCCGATGCGCTGCCGCGCGCCCGGTGGGTGGAGATCGAGGGGGCTGGCCACGCCCCCAATCTGACCCACCCGGAGCTGGTCAACGCCGCCATGCAGGCTTTTCTGGGCACGTTGGCGCCGCAGGGGTGA
- a CDS encoding YchJ family protein, whose protein sequence is MSSAGIAVSAACPCGREAKGKPVAYSACCGRFIDHWEAAPAPDAEHLMRSRYTAFVCENAPYLLATWHRNERPPELTFEPGAKWLGLQVKDFVATGADTAEVEFVARFRVAGRPVRLHERSRFVQEAGRWYYVDGAQF, encoded by the coding sequence GTGAGTTCCGCTGGGATCGCCGTTTCAGCCGCCTGCCCTTGCGGGCGTGAAGCCAAGGGGAAACCGGTGGCCTACAGCGCCTGCTGCGGCCGCTTCATCGACCACTGGGAGGCCGCACCGGCACCGGATGCGGAGCACCTGATGCGCTCGCGCTATACCGCCTTTGTGTGCGAGAACGCGCCCTATCTGCTGGCCACCTGGCACCGCAACGAGCGTCCGCCGGAGCTGACGTTCGAGCCCGGGGCCAAATGGCTGGGTCTGCAGGTCAAGGACTTTGTGGCCACCGGCGCGGACACTGCCGAGGTGGAGTTTGTGGCCCGCTTTCGCGTGGCTGGCCGCCCCGTGCGCCTGCATGAGCGCAGCCGCTTTGTGCAGGAAGCGGGGCGCTGGTATTACGTCGACGGTGCGCAGTTCTGA
- a CDS encoding AMP-binding protein: MDATLLSTSHARGATDQPLIEQTIGDFFAQMAARQPGREALVSRHQGLRYTYAELHRSARQLASALLGLGLAPGDRVGIWSHNNAEWVLMQLATAQVGIILVNINPAYRTAEVEYALNKVGCKALVAMPQFKTSNYLGMLRELAPELSDHTPGQLEAVRLPTLRTVVWIDVADEGDDQPGMVRFSDLLAEGHAEDARIDQIAATLQNTDPINIQFTSGTTGFPKGATLTHRNILNNGFFIGECMRLTPEDRLCIPVPLYHCFGMVLGNLACFTHGSCIVYPNDGFDALSVLEAVQAERCTGLHGVPTMFIAELQHPQFQTFDLSTLRTGIMAGSPCPIEVMKRVVRDMHLSEITIAYGMTETSPVSCQSDAGTPLEKRVATVGKVQPHLEVKVIDPDTGATVAPGTSGELCTKGYSVMHGYWGDEAKTREAIDAEGWMHTGDLATMDAEGYVNIVGRIKDMVIRGGENIYPREIEEFLYRHPKIQDVQVVGLPDSRYGEELCAWIIAKPGESLDEDGVRSFCQGQIAHYKVPRYIRFVDAFPMTVTGKIQKFRIREEMVEQLQLTTDRTA, from the coding sequence ATGGACGCCACCCTTTTGTCCACCAGCCATGCACGCGGTGCGACCGACCAGCCGCTGATCGAGCAGACCATTGGCGATTTCTTTGCGCAGATGGCTGCGCGCCAGCCCGGGCGCGAGGCCCTGGTCAGCCGCCACCAGGGCCTGCGCTATACCTATGCCGAGCTGCACCGCAGCGCCCGCCAGCTGGCCAGCGCGCTGCTGGGCCTGGGGCTGGCGCCGGGCGACCGCGTGGGAATCTGGAGCCACAACAACGCCGAATGGGTGCTGATGCAGCTGGCCACGGCGCAGGTAGGCATCATCCTGGTCAACATCAACCCGGCCTACCGCACGGCCGAGGTGGAATACGCGCTGAACAAGGTGGGCTGCAAGGCACTGGTGGCCATGCCGCAGTTCAAGACCAGCAATTACCTGGGCATGCTGCGCGAGCTGGCGCCCGAGCTGTCCGACCACACGCCCGGCCAGCTGGAGGCGGTGCGCCTGCCCACGCTGCGCACCGTGGTGTGGATCGATGTGGCGGACGAGGGCGATGACCAGCCCGGCATGGTGCGTTTTTCGGATCTGCTGGCCGAAGGCCATGCCGAGGATGCGCGCATCGACCAGATCGCGGCCACGCTGCAGAACACCGACCCCATCAACATCCAGTTCACCAGCGGCACCACGGGCTTCCCCAAGGGTGCGACGCTGACGCACCGCAACATCCTGAACAACGGTTTCTTCATAGGCGAATGCATGCGGCTCACGCCCGAAGATCGCCTCTGCATCCCCGTGCCGCTGTACCACTGCTTTGGCATGGTGCTGGGCAACCTGGCCTGCTTCACCCACGGCAGCTGCATCGTCTACCCGAACGACGGTTTTGATGCGCTGAGCGTGCTGGAGGCGGTGCAGGCCGAGCGCTGCACCGGCCTGCACGGCGTGCCCACGATGTTCATTGCCGAGCTGCAGCACCCGCAGTTTCAGACGTTCGACCTGTCCACGCTGCGCACCGGCATCATGGCCGGCTCGCCCTGTCCCATCGAGGTGATGAAGCGTGTGGTGCGCGACATGCATCTGTCCGAAATCACCATCGCCTACGGCATGACGGAAACCAGCCCGGTCAGCTGCCAGAGCGATGCCGGCACGCCGCTGGAAAAGCGCGTGGCCACGGTGGGCAAGGTGCAGCCGCACCTGGAAGTGAAGGTGATCGACCCCGACACCGGTGCCACGGTGGCGCCCGGCACATCGGGCGAGCTGTGCACCAAGGGGTATTCAGTGATGCACGGCTACTGGGGGGACGAGGCCAAGACGCGCGAAGCCATCGATGCCGAGGGCTGGATGCACACCGGCGACCTGGCCACCATGGACGCCGAGGGGTATGTGAACATCGTCGGCCGCATCAAGGACATGGTGATCCGCGGCGGCGAGAACATCTACCCGCGCGAGATCGAGGAATTCCTCTACCGCCATCCGAAAATTCAGGATGTGCAGGTGGTGGGCCTGCCCGACAGCCGCTACGGTGAGGAGCTGTGCGCCTGGATCATCGCCAAGCCCGGTGAAAGCCTGGACGAGGACGGGGTGCGCAGTTTCTGCCAGGGCCAGATCGCCCACTACAAGGTGCCGCGCTACATCCGCTTTGTGGACGCTTTCCCGATGACGGTGACCGGCAAGATCCAGAAGTTCCGCATCCGCGAAGAGATGGTGGAACAGCTGCAGCTGACCACGGATCGCACGGCATGA
- a CDS encoding HAD family hydrolase, producing the protein MQFEAILFDCDGVLVDSETITNRVLHGMLNASGWALGEDECMRIFVGHTVRSKAPLIEAETGQPLTDAWMAEFYERRNQRLRAELEPIDGAVPAVAQLFTRLAGKMAVASGADKPKVVMQLEKVGLSPFFGEHVFSGHDLPRTKPWPDVYLAAAAAVQADPARCLVIEDSVPGLTAGVRAGATVWGFCPKVGAHSTPAQLLEAGATQVFDDMADLPRLLGIL; encoded by the coding sequence ATGCAATTTGAAGCCATTTTGTTCGACTGTGACGGCGTGCTCGTCGACAGCGAAACCATCACCAACCGCGTGCTGCACGGCATGCTCAATGCATCCGGCTGGGCGCTGGGCGAAGACGAGTGCATGCGCATCTTTGTCGGCCACACCGTGCGCAGCAAGGCGCCGCTGATCGAAGCCGAAACCGGCCAACCGCTGACGGATGCCTGGATGGCCGAGTTCTACGAGCGCCGCAACCAGCGCCTGCGCGCCGAGCTGGAGCCGATCGACGGGGCAGTGCCTGCCGTGGCCCAGCTGTTCACCCGCCTGGCCGGCAAGATGGCCGTGGCCAGCGGTGCCGACAAACCCAAGGTGGTGATGCAACTGGAGAAAGTGGGACTGTCCCCCTTCTTTGGCGAACATGTCTTCAGCGGCCACGACCTGCCGCGCACCAAGCCCTGGCCCGATGTGTACCTGGCCGCCGCCGCCGCCGTGCAGGCCGATCCGGCCCGCTGCCTGGTGATCGAAGACTCGGTTCCCGGCCTGACCGCCGGCGTGCGTGCCGGTGCCACCGTCTGGGGCTTCTGCCCCAAGGTGGGCGCGCATTCCACACCCGCGCAGCTGCTGGAAGCTGGTGCCACCCAGGTGTTTGACGATATGGCGGACCTGCCGCGCCTGCTGGGCATCCTGTGA
- a CDS encoding autotransporter domain-containing protein, whose product MNRIYHSIWNATLGTWVAAPETARTGSTSRRRTRLALSSPPAHLPAWKPLAAALAMGLASMHASAVSSETINVPAGATQTVLNDYFSTDFLGGFIAATGEFVVDSNATLQSSGTLDNHGVLRNTSALTNNGTFNNHIGSQLTNEGGDELRNKGTLTNDGTLTNSDGQLVNDAFSTLDNNGTLNNNAGQQLNNYGTLNNHTGATLMNTGGMLSNYHTLNNSGTLTNNGSLSNANDLQASPGSGLFNTGTLINNGVLYNGTTGNASSVLRNEGTLTNNGSLVNYAALDNTGTLTINDILTNHGLLTNGGTLHLSNAMQGYSGLVNSGTLLNSASGQLNIDSGSWLHNNGTLTTEGTISNAGTLKNNATGTVSVGTGGTSGTLVGNVVNDGALVFNRSDAAVYSGAISGTGTLQKDGAGILVLSGNSSSYSGSTLVAAGTLLLGSTGKLGGNLTVASGATLAGTGSLGGTGSVTTIASGGTITTGLMAAASTPYGTLRVLGDLVMQSGSTYLVQTDPNSDASSLIKVAGQATLAGSAVHVGVQSDAATDYQVGKTYTILEASHIVGTFDSATSNYAYLDATLGYTSHEVTLQLQRKSSGGGQMEFAELAETRNQSSVANAISSLSSSSALYQFVEKLPTGTPAAVLASLSGDVQASVGSSLVGLGAYAPSVSGQHLRNNMTAGLRAGAPVAQSDGPLPVSAWPSSKALPAWAEVVGHWQRYDGDGNAAQLKQRTTGLFLGMDEEVGTSGWRLGGSLGYTNASGKVADRSSESDVNSYSAAVYGGKSFGTGTGPRINVLGGLAYTWHDIETTRRVTSLGQTLKADYSAHTAQLFAEVGYAIGQYDKVGFEPFAGVSLGQQRTGSFQERGGFAALQGRSSTDDLASTTLGLRVHSDFQLAGKEGRLRATVGWRHAFGDVTAKKTMAFEGGQNFTVAGTPLARNTAVLGLEADVVLSRSAALVLGYQGEMGSGQRDHSVNAKLRWAF is encoded by the coding sequence ATGAACCGCATTTACCACAGCATCTGGAACGCCACCTTGGGTACTTGGGTGGCAGCCCCCGAAACCGCACGCACAGGCAGTACCAGCCGCCGCCGTACCCGTCTGGCACTGTCTTCGCCACCGGCCCACCTGCCGGCCTGGAAACCCCTGGCTGCCGCGCTGGCGATGGGACTGGCAAGCATGCACGCAAGTGCGGTCAGCAGCGAAACCATTAACGTTCCTGCAGGAGCAACGCAAACCGTTCTGAACGACTACTTTTCAACCGATTTCTTGGGCGGATTCATTGCTGCCACTGGCGAATTCGTGGTGGACAGCAACGCCACACTGCAGAGTTCAGGAACGTTGGACAACCATGGCGTACTGCGCAACACCAGCGCCCTGACCAACAACGGAACGTTCAACAACCACATCGGCAGCCAGCTGACCAATGAGGGCGGCGACGAGCTCCGCAACAAGGGCACGCTCACCAACGACGGCACGCTCACCAACAGCGATGGTCAGCTGGTCAATGACGCGTTCAGCACACTGGACAACAACGGTACGCTGAACAACAACGCCGGCCAGCAACTGAACAACTACGGCACACTGAACAACCACACCGGTGCCACGCTGATGAACACGGGCGGTATGCTGAGCAATTACCACACGCTGAACAACAGCGGGACCCTGACCAACAACGGCTCGCTGAGCAACGCCAATGATCTGCAAGCCTCCCCTGGCAGCGGACTGTTCAATACCGGCACGCTGATCAATAACGGCGTGCTCTACAACGGAACCACGGGCAATGCCAGCAGCGTGCTGCGCAATGAGGGCACCTTGACCAACAACGGCTCGCTGGTCAATTACGCCGCGCTGGACAACACCGGCACGCTGACCATCAACGACATACTGACCAACCACGGCCTGCTCACCAACGGCGGCACCTTGCACCTGTCGAATGCTATGCAAGGCTATAGCGGGCTGGTCAACAGCGGCACCCTGCTCAACAGCGCCAGTGGTCAGTTGAACATCGACAGCGGCAGCTGGCTGCACAACAACGGCACGCTGACCACGGAAGGCACGATCAGCAATGCAGGCACCCTGAAAAACAATGCCACGGGCACCGTGTCCGTTGGTACTGGCGGTACCAGCGGCACGCTGGTAGGCAATGTCGTCAACGACGGTGCCCTGGTCTTCAACCGCAGCGACGCCGCCGTCTACAGCGGCGCAATCTCCGGTACCGGCACCCTGCAGAAAGATGGTGCCGGCATCCTGGTCCTGAGCGGCAACAGCAGCAGCTACAGCGGCAGCACCCTGGTTGCAGCGGGCACCTTGCTGCTGGGCAGCACCGGCAAACTGGGCGGCAATCTGACCGTGGCCAGCGGCGCCACCCTGGCCGGTACCGGCAGCCTGGGCGGCACAGGCAGCGTGACCACCATCGCAAGCGGCGGCACCATCACCACCGGTCTGATGGCGGCAGCCAGCACGCCTTACGGCACGCTGCGCGTGCTGGGGGACCTGGTGATGCAGTCCGGCTCCACCTATCTGGTCCAGACCGACCCCAACTCCGACGCCAGCAGCCTGATCAAGGTGGCTGGCCAGGCCACGCTGGCAGGCAGTGCGGTGCATGTGGGCGTCCAATCCGATGCCGCCACCGACTACCAGGTGGGCAAGACCTACACCATCCTGGAAGCCAGCCATATTGTCGGCACGTTTGATTCCGCAACCTCGAACTACGCCTACCTGGACGCTACCCTGGGCTACACCAGCCACGAAGTGACGCTGCAACTGCAGCGCAAATCCAGTGGCGGCGGGCAGATGGAATTCGCGGAGCTGGCCGAAACGCGCAACCAGTCCTCCGTGGCCAACGCCATCAGCAGCCTGTCCAGCAGCAGCGCGCTCTACCAGTTTGTGGAGAAGCTGCCAACAGGCACCCCTGCTGCGGTGCTGGCCAGCCTGTCCGGTGATGTGCAAGCCAGCGTGGGCAGCAGCCTGGTGGGCCTGGGCGCTTATGCCCCCAGCGTCAGCGGCCAGCATCTGCGCAACAACATGACGGCGGGCTTGCGTGCCGGCGCCCCGGTGGCGCAAAGCGACGGCCCGCTGCCCGTATCGGCCTGGCCGTCTTCCAAGGCCCTGCCCGCCTGGGCCGAGGTGGTGGGTCACTGGCAGCGTTATGACGGTGATGGCAATGCCGCGCAACTGAAGCAGCGCACCACCGGCCTGTTCCTGGGCATGGACGAGGAAGTGGGCACCAGCGGCTGGCGCCTGGGCGGTTCGCTGGGGTACACCAATGCCAGCGGCAAGGTGGCAGACCGTTCCTCCGAGTCGGACGTGAACAGTTACAGCGCGGCCGTCTACGGCGGCAAGAGCTTTGGCACCGGCACGGGCCCGCGCATCAATGTGCTGGGTGGTCTGGCCTATACCTGGCACGACATCGAGACCACACGCCGTGTGACCAGCCTGGGCCAGACCCTGAAGGCCGACTACAGCGCCCACACGGCGCAGCTGTTTGCCGAGGTGGGTTATGCCATCGGCCAGTACGACAAGGTGGGGTTTGAGCCCTTCGCGGGCGTAAGCCTGGGCCAGCAGCGCACCGGCAGCTTCCAGGAACGCGGCGGTTTTGCCGCGCTGCAGGGCCGCAGCAGCACCGACGATCTGGCCAGCACCACCTTGGGTCTGCGTGTGCACAGCGACTTCCAGCTGGCCGGCAAGGAAGGCCGCCTGCGCGCCACCGTGGGCTGGCGCCATGCCTTTGGTGATGTGACGGCCAAGAAGACCATGGCGTTTGAAGGCGGTCAGAACTTCACCGTGGCCGGCACGCCGCTGGCGCGCAACACTGCCGTGCTGGGCCTGGAAGCCGATGTGGTCCTGTCGCGCAGCGCTGCGCTGGTGCTGGGCTACCAGGGCGAGATGGGCAGCGGCCAGCGCGACCACTCTGTCAACGCCAAGCTGCGCTGGGCGTTCTAA
- a CDS encoding DUF421 domain-containing protein codes for MWQLAVPWWELVVRGVIVYLFLLVFLRLTGRRQTGQYAPFDLVLLLILSNAVQNSMNAGDNSLVGGLVSAATLIGCHVLLARLSFRYPRLRHVIDGRPKVLIREGVVQQDLLLQEQITADDLSAALRANGCLNAHAVERATIETNGQITVVLRRRIPDLDGI; via the coding sequence ATGTGGCAGTTGGCAGTCCCCTGGTGGGAATTGGTCGTGCGCGGGGTGATCGTGTACCTGTTCTTGCTGGTCTTTCTGCGCCTGACCGGGCGGCGCCAGACGGGGCAGTACGCACCATTCGATCTGGTGCTGCTGCTGATCCTGTCGAACGCCGTGCAGAACTCCATGAATGCGGGCGACAACTCGCTGGTGGGCGGCCTTGTCAGCGCCGCCACCTTGATCGGCTGCCATGTGTTGCTGGCCCGGCTGAGCTTTCGCTACCCACGCCTGCGCCACGTCATCGATGGCCGTCCCAAGGTGCTGATCCGAGAGGGCGTGGTGCAGCAGGACCTGCTGCTGCAGGAGCAGATCACCGCCGACGACCTGTCCGCCGCACTGCGCGCCAACGGCTGCCTGAACGCCCATGCGGTGGAGCGTGCCACCATCGAGACCAATGGCCAGATCACCGTGGTGCTGCGCCGCCGCATCCCGGACCTGGACGGGATCTGA
- a CDS encoding alpha/beta fold hydrolase: protein MPITNLRGQRIHYEDTCGAKPVLVFAHSFLMDGSMFHGLAQRFCSQWRCISWDARGHGRSEGPPQDFSYDDLADDLDALLAHLDIRKAVVVGVSQGGQVALRCALRHSARVRALVLMGTQASTEDPQKLPGHTSLVQEWAAGGLSDPMAKGVAHRLVDAGWHGITEWQAKWARWQPAQLLRCFAAFAGRDDLTGRVAALEQPALVIHGGRDVCVSIPRAQAMAQELPNARWLQIPGAGHAPHLTHPAEVEAAMARFLAHVGESDMHLVAA, encoded by the coding sequence ATGCCCATCACCAACCTGCGCGGACAGCGCATCCATTACGAAGACACCTGCGGCGCCAAGCCGGTCCTGGTGTTTGCCCACAGCTTTCTCATGGACGGCAGCATGTTCCATGGGCTGGCGCAACGCTTCTGTTCGCAGTGGCGCTGCATCAGCTGGGATGCGCGCGGCCATGGCCGCAGCGAAGGCCCGCCGCAGGACTTCAGCTACGACGATCTGGCCGACGACCTGGACGCGCTGCTGGCGCATCTGGACATCCGCAAGGCCGTGGTGGTGGGGGTGTCGCAAGGCGGGCAGGTGGCGCTGCGTTGTGCGCTGCGCCACTCTGCGCGGGTGCGCGCCCTGGTGCTGATGGGCACCCAGGCCAGCACCGAAGATCCGCAGAAGCTGCCCGGCCATACCTCGCTGGTGCAGGAGTGGGCGGCCGGGGGGCTGTCCGACCCCATGGCCAAAGGCGTGGCCCACCGGCTGGTCGATGCCGGCTGGCATGGCATCACCGAATGGCAGGCCAAGTGGGCGCGCTGGCAACCTGCCCAGCTGCTGCGCTGCTTTGCCGCCTTTGCCGGGCGCGATGACCTGACCGGCCGGGTGGCTGCGCTGGAGCAACCGGCGCTGGTGATCCACGGCGGGCGCGATGTCTGTGTCAGCATCCCCCGCGCCCAGGCCATGGCGCAGGAGTTGCCGAATGCCCGCTGGCTGCAGATTCCCGGTGCAGGCCACGCGCCCCATCTGACCCACCCGGCCGAGGTGGAAGCGGCCATGGCCCGTTTTCTGGCCCATGTGGGTGAGTCGGACATGCACCTGGTGGCGGCCTGA
- a CDS encoding DUF4197 domain-containing protein has product MQRRDFHHAATGFAGTLLLGAWSQAQALDLSQLTNAEASSGVKAALTQGAEAAVALLGKPNGFLSNPQVRIPLPGQLADAAKLLKRFGMGQRVEELETTLNRAAEAAVPEGKAVLLQAVQSMTVADAKSILGGGDTSVTQFFASKTRAPLAERFLPIVTRETDKLGLVAQYNQLAGKAAGFGLLKAEEANLAQYVTGKTLDGLFTTIGEQERALRRDPVGAGSALLQKVFGALK; this is encoded by the coding sequence ATGCAGCGACGCGATTTTCACCATGCCGCCACCGGCTTTGCCGGTACCCTGTTGCTGGGCGCATGGTCCCAGGCCCAGGCGCTGGACCTGTCCCAGCTGACCAATGCCGAAGCCAGCAGCGGCGTCAAGGCCGCGCTCACCCAGGGGGCGGAAGCTGCCGTGGCCCTGCTGGGCAAGCCCAATGGCTTTCTGTCGAATCCCCAGGTGCGCATTCCGCTGCCGGGCCAGCTGGCCGATGCCGCCAAGCTGCTCAAGCGCTTTGGCATGGGCCAGCGGGTGGAGGAGCTGGAGACCACGCTCAACCGAGCCGCCGAAGCAGCGGTGCCCGAAGGCAAGGCGGTGCTGCTGCAGGCCGTGCAGAGCATGACGGTGGCGGATGCCAAAAGCATTCTGGGCGGCGGTGACACCTCGGTCACCCAGTTCTTTGCCAGCAAGACGCGTGCGCCGCTGGCCGAACGCTTCCTGCCCATCGTCACCCGCGAAACGGACAAGCTCGGCCTGGTGGCGCAGTACAACCAGCTGGCGGGCAAGGCAGCGGGCTTCGGCCTGCTGAAAGCCGAAGAGGCTAATCTGGCCCAGTATGTGACCGGCAAGACGCTGGACGGCCTGTTCACCACCATTGGCGAGCAGGAGCGTGCCCTGCGTCGCGACCCCGTGGGAGCTGGCAGCGCGCTGCTGCAAAAAGTGTTCGGGGCGCTGAAGTGA